A genomic region of Ornithorhynchus anatinus isolate Pmale09 chromosome 7, mOrnAna1.pri.v4, whole genome shotgun sequence contains the following coding sequences:
- the PLAG1 gene encoding zinc finger protein PLAG1 isoform X1, with the protein MATVIPGDLSEVRDTQKVPSGKRKRGETKPRKNFPCQLCDKAFNSVEKLKVHSYSHTGERPYKCTQQDCTKAFVSKYKLLRHMATHSPEKTHKCNYCEKMFHRKDHLKNHLHTHNPNKEAFKCEECGKNYNTKLGFKRHLALHAATSGDLTCKVCLQTFESTGVLLEHLKTHAGKSSGGVKEKKHQCEHCDRRFYTRKDVRRHMVVHTGRKDFLCQYCAQRFGRKDHLTRHMKKSHNQELLKVKTEPMDLLDPFTCNVSVPIKDELLPGLSLPSSELTSKPFTNTLQLNLYSSQIQSMQGSGPAHPMVSTSLPLGMTCPLDMDSVHPAHQLSLKYPLSSTSYAVSMPEKEQPLKGEIESYLMELQGGMPSSSQDTQASSSKLGLDPQVGPLDDGSGEGPLSKGSVPISEPLSAPSLDFCQLFNFIPVNGPPYNPSVSVGSLGMSYSQEEAHSSLAQLPPPTQDPQDPGNSIGLGSLHSLSAAFTSSLSTATTLPRFHQAFQ; encoded by the exons ATGGCCACTGTCATTCCTGGTGATTTGTCAGAAGTAAGAGATACCCAGAAAGTCCCTTCAGGGAAACGTAAGCGTGGTGAAACCAAACCAAGAAAAAACTTtccttgccaactgtgtgacaaGGCCTTTAACAGTGTTGAGAAATTAAAGGTTCATTCATACTCTCACACAGGAGAGAGGCCCTACAAGTGCACGCAACAAGACTGCACCAAGGCCTTTGTTTCTAAGTACAAATTACTAAG GCATATGGCTACTCATTCTCCTGAGAAAACCCACAAGTGTAATTATTGTGAGAAAATGTTTCACCGAAAAGATCACCTAAAGAATCACCTCCATACACACAACCCCAACAAAGAGGCCTTTAAGTGTGAAGAATGTGGCAAGAACTACAATACCAAGCTGGGGTTTAAACGTCACCTGGCCTTGCACGCTGCAACAAGCGGTGACCTCACCTGCAAGGTATGTTTGCAGACTTTTGAAAGCACAGGGGTGCTCCTGGAGCACCTAAAAACTCATGCCGGCAAGTCGTCgggtggggtgaaggagaagaaGCACCAGTGTGAACATTGTGACCGTCGGTTCTACACCCGCAAGGACGTCCGCAGACATATGGTAGTGCATACTGGAAGAAAGGACTTCCTCTGtcagtactgtgcacagagaTTTGGACGGAAGGATCACTTAACTCGTCACATGAAAAAGAGTCACAACCAAGAACTTCTGAAGGTCAAAACCGAACCCATGGACCTTCTAGATCCCTTTACCTGCAATGTCTCTGTGCCTATAAAGGATGAGCTGCTCCCGGggttgtctttgccttccagcgaACTGACATCAAAGCCATTTACAAACACTTTGCAGTTGAACCTCTACAGTTCTCAGATTCAGTCGATGCAGGGTTCCGGCCCCGCGCATCCAATGGTCAGCACATCACTACCCTTGGGGATGACGTGTCCGTTAGATATGGACTCCGTCCATCCCGCCCACCAGCTGTCTTTGAAATACCCACTCAGTTCTACCTCATACGCAGTTTCTATGCCTGAAAAAGAACAGCCGCTGAAGGGGGAAATCGAGAGTTACCTAATGGAGTTGCAAGGCGGTATGCCGTCTTCGTCGCAGGATACTCAAGCGTCCTCCTCGAAATTAGGGTTGGATCCTCAAGTAGGGCCACTAGATGATGGATCTGGGGAAGGGCCCCTGTCCAAAGGCTCTGTTCCCATTAGCGAACCTCTAAGCGCACCGTCTCTGGACTTCTGTCAGTTGTTCAATTTCATACCGGTCAATGGCCCGCCCTATAATCCCTCTGTATCGGTGGGAAGCCTGGGAATGAGCTACTCACAAGAGGAGGCACATTCTTCGCTGGCTCAGCTTCCACCACCGACACAGGATCCTCAAGATCCTGGGAACAGTATAGGCCTTGGGTCTCTGCACTCGCTGTCAGCAGCTTTCACCAGTAGTCTAAGCACAGCCACCACCCTGCCCCGTTTCCATCAGGCTTTCCAGTAG
- the PLAG1 gene encoding zinc finger protein PLAG1 isoform X2 yields MATHSPEKTHKCNYCEKMFHRKDHLKNHLHTHNPNKEAFKCEECGKNYNTKLGFKRHLALHAATSGDLTCKVCLQTFESTGVLLEHLKTHAGKSSGGVKEKKHQCEHCDRRFYTRKDVRRHMVVHTGRKDFLCQYCAQRFGRKDHLTRHMKKSHNQELLKVKTEPMDLLDPFTCNVSVPIKDELLPGLSLPSSELTSKPFTNTLQLNLYSSQIQSMQGSGPAHPMVSTSLPLGMTCPLDMDSVHPAHQLSLKYPLSSTSYAVSMPEKEQPLKGEIESYLMELQGGMPSSSQDTQASSSKLGLDPQVGPLDDGSGEGPLSKGSVPISEPLSAPSLDFCQLFNFIPVNGPPYNPSVSVGSLGMSYSQEEAHSSLAQLPPPTQDPQDPGNSIGLGSLHSLSAAFTSSLSTATTLPRFHQAFQ; encoded by the coding sequence ATGGCTACTCATTCTCCTGAGAAAACCCACAAGTGTAATTATTGTGAGAAAATGTTTCACCGAAAAGATCACCTAAAGAATCACCTCCATACACACAACCCCAACAAAGAGGCCTTTAAGTGTGAAGAATGTGGCAAGAACTACAATACCAAGCTGGGGTTTAAACGTCACCTGGCCTTGCACGCTGCAACAAGCGGTGACCTCACCTGCAAGGTATGTTTGCAGACTTTTGAAAGCACAGGGGTGCTCCTGGAGCACCTAAAAACTCATGCCGGCAAGTCGTCgggtggggtgaaggagaagaaGCACCAGTGTGAACATTGTGACCGTCGGTTCTACACCCGCAAGGACGTCCGCAGACATATGGTAGTGCATACTGGAAGAAAGGACTTCCTCTGtcagtactgtgcacagagaTTTGGACGGAAGGATCACTTAACTCGTCACATGAAAAAGAGTCACAACCAAGAACTTCTGAAGGTCAAAACCGAACCCATGGACCTTCTAGATCCCTTTACCTGCAATGTCTCTGTGCCTATAAAGGATGAGCTGCTCCCGGggttgtctttgccttccagcgaACTGACATCAAAGCCATTTACAAACACTTTGCAGTTGAACCTCTACAGTTCTCAGATTCAGTCGATGCAGGGTTCCGGCCCCGCGCATCCAATGGTCAGCACATCACTACCCTTGGGGATGACGTGTCCGTTAGATATGGACTCCGTCCATCCCGCCCACCAGCTGTCTTTGAAATACCCACTCAGTTCTACCTCATACGCAGTTTCTATGCCTGAAAAAGAACAGCCGCTGAAGGGGGAAATCGAGAGTTACCTAATGGAGTTGCAAGGCGGTATGCCGTCTTCGTCGCAGGATACTCAAGCGTCCTCCTCGAAATTAGGGTTGGATCCTCAAGTAGGGCCACTAGATGATGGATCTGGGGAAGGGCCCCTGTCCAAAGGCTCTGTTCCCATTAGCGAACCTCTAAGCGCACCGTCTCTGGACTTCTGTCAGTTGTTCAATTTCATACCGGTCAATGGCCCGCCCTATAATCCCTCTGTATCGGTGGGAAGCCTGGGAATGAGCTACTCACAAGAGGAGGCACATTCTTCGCTGGCTCAGCTTCCACCACCGACACAGGATCCTCAAGATCCTGGGAACAGTATAGGCCTTGGGTCTCTGCACTCGCTGTCAGCAGCTTTCACCAGTAGTCTAAGCACAGCCACCACCCTGCCCCGTTTCCATCAGGCTTTCCAGTAG